The Microbacterium horticulturae genome has a window encoding:
- a CDS encoding ABC transporter substrate-binding protein, translating to MLTGCSGSGGTTPSANVSATATDDMDALVKAAQAERTLTIYTAVQKEQMAPWVADFTQKYKVQVKIQRLSSADLGTAFETQEKAGKTTADVLETSNWGQQESWIKNGWLANYTPKSADQYPAERVEPGYLYPLYQSNGAIAWNTKVVPENVQKELAENPWDALLDPALKGKIVLIDPANGGSGMAYYANLIYNLGDEYGWAYLEKLAAQKPAIATSIASISQQIAAGTYYATDFGDEAIFGPLTEEGAPVQYQGLSDTMNVTQFIQSVPADAPHPAAARLWAEWSTSLAGQTSMTKATGGSSSIEGWKDNNTYRDATSWYTPPETEYIDWRTDPRLQGDQFKKFMAKWDDTFGVSR from the coding sequence ATGCTGACCGGTTGCAGCGGGAGCGGCGGCACGACGCCGTCGGCCAACGTGTCTGCAACAGCGACGGATGACATGGACGCGTTGGTGAAGGCGGCTCAGGCCGAGCGCACCCTCACCATCTACACAGCGGTCCAGAAGGAGCAGATGGCTCCGTGGGTGGCCGACTTCACCCAGAAGTACAAGGTCCAGGTGAAGATCCAGCGCCTCTCCAGCGCAGATCTCGGAACTGCCTTTGAGACGCAGGAGAAGGCGGGCAAGACGACTGCTGATGTCCTCGAGACGAGCAACTGGGGTCAGCAGGAAAGCTGGATCAAGAACGGTTGGCTCGCGAACTACACTCCGAAGTCTGCCGATCAATATCCCGCAGAGCGGGTCGAGCCGGGCTATCTGTACCCCCTTTATCAGTCCAACGGCGCGATCGCATGGAACACGAAGGTCGTGCCGGAGAACGTGCAGAAGGAACTGGCGGAGAACCCGTGGGATGCGCTTCTCGATCCCGCGCTCAAGGGAAAGATCGTCTTGATTGATCCCGCCAACGGCGGTTCCGGAATGGCGTACTACGCAAATCTCATCTACAACCTCGGCGATGAGTATGGCTGGGCATACCTCGAAAAGCTTGCGGCTCAGAAGCCGGCGATCGCGACGAGCATCGCATCCATCTCACAACAGATCGCCGCGGGCACCTACTACGCCACTGACTTCGGGGACGAGGCGATCTTCGGGCCTCTTACTGAAGAGGGTGCGCCGGTGCAGTATCAGGGCCTGTCCGACACCATGAATGTCACGCAGTTCATCCAATCGGTGCCGGCGGACGCCCCGCATCCTGCTGCCGCTCGCTTGTGGGCGGAGTGGTCGACATCGCTCGCCGGACAGACGTCGATGACAAAGGCCACCGGTGGATCCTCTTCCATCGAGGGGTGGAAGGACAACAACACCTACCGCGATGCGACGAGCTGGTACACGCCGCCCGAGACCGAGTACATCGACTGGCGCACTGACCCGCGCCTGCAGGGTGACCAGTTCAAGAAGTTCATGGCCAAGTGGGATGACACCTTCGGGGTCTCGCGGTAA
- a CDS encoding ABC transporter ATP-binding protein, with product MTALSTVSTNLHQNLDPQMNLQSSSDQPVVLGVDNIVADYNGKTAVDGVGFTIHAGEFVTLLGPSGCGKTTTLRCVAGLHRISKGAIHIDGRLVADQRTHVRPEKRGLNMVFQSYALWPHMTVFQNVAYGLRAQRVPKSEIRGRVEEMLDLVGLGGYGPRGVSELSGGQQQRVVLARGLATRPRLLLLDEPLSNLDSELRARMRAEIHSLQRELGLTALYVTHDRTEALALSDRVIVMRAGTIQQEGSPGELYDAPANRFVAEALGPVNVVPAVVISAGATPAARLQLEGAPVVAIASGADDVPAVGTGIEVLIRPESITLASAGESHEARFDVDVAVVEFLGNRTELAGESAGVRVKADLDLRATNLRPGDRTALRLRLDQLLAPLAWQPVTSKK from the coding sequence ATGACCGCTCTGAGCACCGTGTCCACGAACCTCCACCAGAACCTGGATCCACAGATGAATCTCCAGTCCTCATCCGACCAGCCCGTCGTCCTCGGCGTCGACAACATCGTCGCGGACTACAACGGTAAGACGGCCGTGGACGGCGTCGGCTTCACCATCCACGCGGGCGAATTCGTGACTCTCCTTGGTCCCAGCGGCTGTGGCAAAACCACAACTCTGCGTTGCGTGGCAGGTCTTCACCGAATCAGCAAGGGCGCGATTCACATCGACGGACGGCTCGTGGCCGATCAGCGCACCCATGTTCGGCCGGAGAAGCGTGGATTGAACATGGTGTTTCAGTCGTACGCCCTCTGGCCGCACATGACTGTCTTCCAGAACGTTGCGTACGGACTGCGTGCCCAGAGGGTCCCGAAAAGTGAGATCCGGGGGCGCGTTGAAGAAATGCTCGACCTCGTGGGGCTTGGGGGCTACGGACCCCGCGGAGTATCGGAATTGAGCGGCGGACAGCAGCAGCGTGTCGTCCTCGCACGCGGGCTGGCTACCCGGCCCCGGCTGCTCCTGCTCGACGAACCTCTCAGCAACCTCGACTCCGAGCTCAGGGCGCGTATGCGCGCTGAGATCCACAGCCTGCAACGGGAGCTCGGACTTACCGCTCTGTACGTCACGCACGATCGGACCGAAGCACTGGCCCTCTCCGACCGTGTGATCGTGATGCGGGCGGGAACGATCCAGCAGGAAGGCAGCCCAGGCGAGCTCTACGATGCTCCTGCAAACCGATTCGTCGCCGAGGCGCTGGGCCCCGTGAATGTCGTTCCTGCTGTTGTGATCTCCGCCGGCGCGACCCCGGCGGCGCGTCTCCAGCTTGAAGGGGCCCCCGTGGTTGCTATCGCATCGGGCGCTGATGATGTGCCGGCAGTGGGAACGGGCATCGAGGTTCTCATTCGACCCGAGTCGATAACGCTCGCTTCGGCAGGAGAGTCACACGAAGCTCGCTTCGACGTCGATGTGGCAGTCGTCGAGTTCCTCGGGAATCGCACAGAACTCGCGGGCGAAAGTGCAGGCGTCCGCGTAAAGGCCGATCTGGATCTTCGCGCGACAAATCTGCGTCCCGGTGACAGGACCGCGCTTCGTCTTCGACTCGATCAGCTGCTCGCACCCCTGGCGTGGCAGCCCGTTACCAGCAAGAAGTGA
- a CDS encoding SDR family NAD(P)-dependent oxidoreductase, translating into MTGATAGIGRAIAGGLAAEGVAVALVARRADLLEEYAAELRAAHGVKIAVIAQDLTAQDAPEMISARAFDALGEIDILINAAGGHRREDDHGSEDAWSAALLLNFTQQRRLAEQMVGGMSERGWGRIVNITGKSEPPRVSPAFAAKAATHAWAKGLSRDLGPRGITVNCIAPGRILTEQMTRNYSEEQRAEHSKEIPVGRYGRPDELASLAVYLCSSQADYLTGTVVPFDGGLRRYQF; encoded by the coding sequence GTGACGGGGGCCACTGCCGGCATTGGGAGAGCCATCGCCGGTGGCCTCGCAGCGGAAGGCGTGGCGGTAGCACTCGTCGCGCGGCGCGCGGATCTACTTGAGGAGTACGCTGCGGAGCTTCGTGCGGCCCATGGTGTGAAGATCGCCGTGATCGCGCAGGACCTGACCGCACAAGACGCACCAGAGATGATCTCGGCTCGTGCATTCGACGCACTCGGTGAAATCGACATCCTCATCAATGCGGCGGGAGGTCATAGACGCGAAGACGACCACGGCAGCGAGGATGCATGGAGCGCCGCTCTGCTTCTGAACTTCACGCAACAACGTCGCCTCGCGGAGCAGATGGTCGGAGGTATGTCGGAGCGCGGGTGGGGTCGCATCGTGAACATCACCGGCAAGTCTGAGCCCCCGCGAGTAAGCCCTGCGTTCGCTGCCAAAGCGGCGACCCATGCCTGGGCAAAGGGCCTCTCGCGAGATCTCGGCCCGCGTGGCATCACCGTCAACTGCATAGCACCTGGGCGAATCCTTACCGAACAGATGACCCGCAACTACTCCGAGGAGCAGAGGGCAGAGCACAGCAAGGAGATCCCGGTTGGCCGTTATGGTCGCCCGGATGAGCTGGCGTCACTCGCCGTCTACCTGTGCTCGAGCCAGGCCGACTACCTCACCGGCACCGTCGTCCCATTCGATGGCGGCCTGCGCCGATACCAGTTCTGA
- a CDS encoding ABC transporter permease translates to MASAFTVEDAHLDTTALRTSGGTGAKRRVSGLFLLPVTWVILGILVLAPAGFVVLSSVLADPTNPAAGFSLQAIKEVFATPSMLVKLLQTVVFAVAIAAITTVIATLLSWSTTRLAMRGARIRETLIVASLYLSPFIAAVAWIWLGTRGTGLIDKWEQSVGIPGFLQPDIMSVGGMVFILVTHYVPYAYMFISSSMAGLDTTLEEASLVNGRGYFATSLRVSFPMLRPAILSAGLFVAILAMGEFTVPSLLGQTGAFTPLSSTIYNALNGAVQNIPLAGAISTELLIVCLAGLYLYQRSIRASSRYTAVSGKGRRSDRIRLSRATSAIVWILTLIYGVFAFLLPLATLVVMSLAKFLAPSLADMKFSAENLWQTLTSSETLSALGNSLILALVVPIVCIALGILIVYLSDRARLPTSRAMTYVATAPMALPGLVIALGVLLLYIRTPLYLTLGIIVIGLVAISLTHAVRVVSNGFGQIDASLEEASQVTGASRLRTVLLVLVPLIRPSLYAAFSLLFVLTLRELNIPVLLYAPDTETLSVVAWNFSESSITGAAAIGLLQVVVMLIGMGLLRLIIMPPIRRKLA, encoded by the coding sequence ATGGCATCCGCCTTCACAGTGGAAGACGCCCACCTCGACACCACTGCGCTTCGGACAAGCGGAGGGACCGGAGCGAAGCGAAGGGTCTCGGGCTTGTTCCTCCTGCCCGTGACCTGGGTCATCCTCGGGATCCTCGTCCTGGCGCCGGCGGGTTTCGTGGTGCTCTCCTCTGTGTTGGCGGATCCCACGAACCCCGCGGCGGGATTCAGTCTGCAAGCGATCAAAGAGGTCTTCGCAACGCCCTCGATGCTTGTCAAGCTGCTGCAGACGGTGGTGTTCGCCGTGGCCATCGCGGCGATCACCACCGTCATCGCGACGCTGCTGTCTTGGAGCACGACGAGACTTGCGATGCGTGGCGCGCGCATCCGAGAGACACTTATCGTCGCGTCGCTGTACCTCTCGCCGTTCATCGCGGCGGTCGCCTGGATCTGGCTCGGTACCCGCGGCACGGGACTCATCGATAAGTGGGAGCAGTCAGTCGGGATCCCGGGCTTTCTGCAACCGGACATCATGTCTGTCGGTGGGATGGTATTCATCCTGGTTACGCATTACGTGCCGTACGCATACATGTTCATCTCGTCGTCGATGGCAGGGCTCGACACCACCCTTGAGGAGGCGTCGCTGGTCAACGGCCGCGGCTACTTCGCGACGAGTCTGCGGGTCTCGTTCCCCATGCTGCGCCCGGCGATTCTGTCGGCCGGACTGTTCGTCGCGATCCTCGCGATGGGCGAGTTCACGGTACCTAGTCTGCTCGGCCAGACCGGTGCCTTCACACCGCTGTCGTCGACCATCTACAACGCGCTGAATGGCGCCGTACAGAACATCCCGCTCGCCGGCGCGATCAGCACCGAACTCTTGATCGTGTGCCTTGCCGGTCTGTATCTGTACCAGCGCAGCATTCGTGCCAGCTCACGGTACACCGCTGTCAGCGGAAAAGGCCGACGCAGTGACCGCATCCGCTTGAGCCGCGCCACCTCGGCGATCGTGTGGATCCTCACCCTGATTTACGGCGTGTTCGCGTTCCTCCTCCCGCTTGCGACGCTCGTGGTGATGTCTCTCGCGAAGTTCCTCGCGCCGTCGTTGGCCGACATGAAGTTCTCCGCCGAAAACCTATGGCAGACCCTCACCTCGTCTGAGACACTCTCGGCCCTGGGAAACTCGCTCATACTGGCGCTTGTCGTGCCGATCGTCTGCATCGCGCTGGGCATCCTCATCGTCTATCTCTCCGACCGTGCCCGACTCCCCACCTCACGTGCGATGACGTATGTCGCCACCGCGCCGATGGCTCTTCCTGGCCTCGTCATCGCGCTGGGAGTCCTGCTCCTGTACATTCGAACGCCGTTGTACCTCACCCTCGGCATCATCGTGATAGGGCTCGTCGCGATCTCGCTCACACATGCGGTGCGCGTGGTCTCCAACGGATTCGGTCAGATTGATGCCTCCCTCGAAGAAGCGTCTCAAGTCACCGGTGCATCGCGGCTCAGGACCGTGCTGCTCGTCCTCGTCCCGCTCATCAGGCCATCGCTGTATGCGGCCTTCAGCCTGCTGTTCGTGCTGACTCTGCGCGAACTGAATATTCCCGTCCTGCTCTACGCTCCCGACACGGAGACCCTCTCGGTAGTGGCATGGAACTTCTCCGAGAGTTCGATCACCGGAGCTGCCGCGATCGGGCTTCTGCAGGTCGTCGTGATGCTCATTGGCATGGGGCTGCTGCGGCTGATCATCATGCCCCCGATCCGAAGGAAGCTCGCATGA